The Candidatus Thermokryptus mobilis genome includes a region encoding these proteins:
- a CDS encoding outer membrane protein assembly factor BamD: protein MKIAEMRKFLILFLPLLLLLGCSSSKEVANLSAEDRFEIGKEKFDKKKYLDAIEDFKYILIQYPGSTVADDAQFYLAECYFNRGEYLLASSEYENLIHNYPTSEFVPLSRYKLGLCYYNLSPKSQLDQTYTYKAIDALQGFIEYHPTNEFVQDAERKIHELINKLAKKDYETGLFYMRREFYKAAMIYFDSIIERYPDSDYLDKAYAGKIECLFKRENYNEAIKVADEFERKFPNSDLLDMVRKIKREAQLNVGREMRTSR, encoded by the coding sequence ATGAAAATTGCTGAAATGAGAAAATTCTTAATTTTGTTTCTTCCGTTGTTACTTTTGCTGGGATGTTCTTCATCTAAAGAGGTCGCAAATTTATCCGCGGAGGATAGATTTGAGATCGGAAAGGAGAAATTTGATAAGAAGAAATATCTTGATGCGATTGAGGATTTTAAGTATATCTTGATCCAATATCCGGGTAGCACTGTTGCAGATGATGCCCAATTTTACCTTGCGGAGTGCTATTTCAATCGTGGTGAGTATTTACTTGCTTCATCAGAATATGAGAACCTGATACATAATTATCCGACGAGTGAATTCGTTCCACTGTCAAGATATAAACTTGGTTTGTGTTATTATAATCTCTCCCCTAAATCACAACTTGATCAAACCTATACTTATAAAGCCATTGATGCACTACAAGGTTTCATTGAGTATCATCCCACAAATGAGTTTGTTCAGGATGCCGAGAGGAAAATCCACGAGCTTATAAATAAGTTAGCAAAGAAAGATTATGAGACGGGGCTTTTCTATATGCGTAGGGAGTTTTATAAAGCAGCGATGATTTATTTTGACTCAATAATTGAACGATACCCTGACTCGGATTATCTTGATAAAGCGTATGCTGGCAAAATTGAATGTCTTTTCAAGAGGGAAAATTATAATGAAGCGATAAAGGTTGCTGATGAATTTGAAAGGAAATTCCCAAATAGTGATTTGCTTGATATGGTTAGGAAAATAAAACGGGAGGCGCAATTAAATGTCGGCAGAGAGATGCGAACAAGCAGATAG